DNA from Aphis gossypii isolate Hap1 chromosome 3, ASM2018417v2, whole genome shotgun sequence:
ATCATactgtatgtatacattttaatcgaTTATGATAATATCTTCTTTaccatgattttaatattattgagtaactactcattttttttgagatttttatatttaggtattatgtatttttgcattctacttaaaaattgtggctcttgaaaaatttaattatgtaattgttataaatcaagtcaataaaaataaaattatacgtaaattgtgtattatatagctcaatcaaagaataattttaataagggAAAGGAGgaagctattaaaaatatcttcaaggatttttaattgaacaaataaaaagaaagtaaaaattgtagtacattcatatcaaaaacaatttaatcacAAGTGTTTATATTTCTACATATTAATGAGTATAAGGTAGAAATGTagcattcaatttttaataaggtacttattattagttaacttAATTTGTCTTtatgttgaatatattaacataatttatcatttttaatattataatattaaatacataatttaaatataattattagctaaaataataaaggtaatgaaaattctattttatattgtgtagaATTGATCAGTTACTTCCAAAAGctattttaatgcatatattttgcatattattattattttgagttattattaatgacattttcattttgtttttatttgtttggttataaaaaatttataaaatatgtaatattaggtatagtagcgtgttattattatattatactaggttatatattattatagtcttataggtattttgtattctgaatacaaataaaaaaaacatacggTTTGAACTGTTTTAAGAATTACAGtagaaatatagatatatagacaattagaaaaataaaattattattataaattctcgACATACTTATCATTCTGAGttgacattattatgtattacttggtatattttttatgagatGCTTAAAACTCATTCTATACCTattcttgttttaaatattacatcttTAGGTGTGTAGTTTTGACTaaagttacaaaaattaatatagagtTAAAGTGGTTAAACTTTCATggcctattaaaaattaacatagaaCAGATTAATATTCCTATTTTTCTAGTGAATTTATTCCAGATTGTTTTGTCTTAGCTTCTTTTAGAAATGGTTTGTGTTGTTACTTAAAAGATTATCATTTTAtccttttagattttaatattttatgtatggtatatactatacggTGTAACTATTGTATTTAGAATAATGAAATTGTTTAGATTAGCTTAGGTtcagttatatgtataaattgacCAATGAGTAATGCATCTAAAAACAAAAGGGTTATGACTAATgacaaagtaattaaatatagatacagGTGATTAGTGAATAATAGTTAGATAAGCAGTCTAgccttctaaaaatatatcgttGAGCTTAATTATCTAAtcagaaaaacatttaatttataaacattagatatagatataaaatttaaatttaccgaTACATTTAGAttagaatatattgattttacaatgatgtgtagtttttttttatccgcagacaatttttaaagtagaaaaatgttttgataccTAATCAACTAAAATATCTTTCTCGATAGGAAatctagtttaaattttaagagatAATAAGAAAGAAATCTCTgaaataatcttaataattggggaaaaaataaaaatcatagtaaaacagaaatttatacttatgttaAACCAGCTTACGGAATaatcaattttcttattttgttataaattataatttaaaaaaaatagtcgtAAATGcatgaatttttatatcatgtttaccaaatatttatataagaattttatttcttgATATAACTTCATTAACTTCTATTAGGTCTTTGATCTATAAATCTATCTATAAGgatgttacattttttcatttatttttcaataaaggtcaataaaataatttgtgctttatcaaaattttgaatatttactatgacataaattgttattattgttttatatacctgaacaatgatttatcattaaattgaaatttaacttatacttTTAGTGACTTCTTCAATGataatgtacattaaaatttatttaatacagaaCCATTTTCTACATttgttataacatatattattagtattataattaactataaattataatttaattgtagaaTTGATATAGATTTtcagtgtattttataatttaactcttactttatgtataatatatctacaatGCTATTAGGTAGACTACATAGgctgaacaatttatttttattgtttttttaaatgagtaattcaataattaaccaggaatttataatataagtattttaaatatttaggtaataaatatttcaattaaactgaaaaaaaaacatttccttataaattaattaattttttattgtcttattgtatacaatatttaaatatttaaaattatcatcataacagttaattattattattattttttttaatttaaaagatggaaaattaatttaatatgagttattaacattttaagatttaataaaaataatcacaaaaaCTTCTTGTCTATTTTATCTACTTGTGAAcctttattgtaaattataaagatttttcttgtgtgttggttttttttattattttattattataattttaactttaaacatcCTATAAGGCGtttgttaatacttattagtaattactctttattttaatctataataatatgtgtattaagTGACTTACTATTAAAGCTGGTTAAACTATGTATAAGGATGCTACACAGGGAcggatttaataattttccgcCCCTATGCCAAATTAAATTTGCTGTCTCTATCCAAAAAAAacttctatttaataaaatatcctcaaataaattaattttttcaatacttaatatgcaattattttttcatatttttttctaacgagacatttcataaacaataagattagctattataaaattcaatcgtCGTTGTCGTAGACGAGTTcctggaaaaatataaatattattttgctaaaaataaacgaatacaAAATCCACAATTTCGAGATTTTGAAGtcatagattaaattttaaaaattatgtacataattttacaaaatcaaaataaatattcaacataACTTTGCCGCCCTATGTGGCCACATAGTTAGCAGTACCTTAAATCCGCCCATGATGCTACATAAGATTGATTGTGATAGGGTAAGGATCATATGATCAAATTAGCTAAATGCAAACATTCATATTAACTACGTAGCTCTAAAAATATGTCTTCTatgtttgtattgtttttattaaaatgaggGGATTTCTGTTGTTAAAGACCAgtacacaatttattaatcattacttaaatataaatcatatttttttgcagttaaacatttaatgaaccaatgtaaattatttaaattagaattttcattaaaagcaataagtgttaattaaaaacaaatatattacataatcaaACAATTACTTTATTCTTACttgacttaaatttttttcaaccacTGTTTTATTCggcattaatttttgaatagtaGAAGCTtcagcataaaatattaaggctaataaatttaacattatttattacaatttttaacttttatattatcaataattttattttacagtattagttattttattatacttattattgttattgcaactaaaattaaatatttaaaagtattaacattgattatataaaCCATGTACATCAATCAATggcagtaattaaaaataatctgatttttattatttttattttttatgttgtagGTGTTTTAATTAGGGTATACTTAAATGTTGAATAACTAGTTTTAGTATCAAtagcaatttaaaacaaatgaaacaacatattcatttaatattatccttCCATACAGAGTAGTAATGAATGttatgtgataaaaatatattataaataattataatattatatatatttatttattaacaattgcCTTTGGttgttattacaaatataatatttatacaatttacttatatattattattaatattattttatttttgatttaattattttgaattattcttttattacctaatattaatttaccaatacctatgttaaaattcaaacatttatttaaattttgtagatTAATGAATTGAGCCATGTAACAATACCAGTGATGCTACTCCCTGATGATTTTCGAGCGTATTCAAAAGTCAAAGTTGACAACCATTTGTTTAATAAGTtagtatttattcataatttatgtacgttaatatgtatttttaatcttatattttaatataaattgtgtttatatttatttaaagggAGAATATGCCTagccattttaaaatcaaagagTACTGCCCATTGGTGTTCCGTAATCTAAGGGAACGTTTTGGTATTGATGATTTGGATTACAAAGAGTCAATGACGAGGTAGTTGattgtttatacttaataatttaaaatgtttttatttattcactaaggtaattattgttatttactaaatgcatataatgtatttaatttatataaataattgttttttatgttatgcATCAAAAGTATACAATgcttaaatgattaaaaggTTACAGAAAATGTAGTGGGTTTATTCATTACTTTATCCTCATAACTACACTTTTCaataatggtatatatttatattttatacaaattatttaaaatcaatcctAAATGTAATTGCTAAGcatatgtataaagtatattagttcataaatttatggtatttactatttgaaattaatttctcCATATCtatgatatttcattttatattttcatcattaCAAGTTCTCCTataatgtaattgtttttgacACAAAAATAAGGTTCTCTGAGCAAAGCAGCTACTGTTGTCGCAAAAGTCAAAGCAAATCTATTATGATGTACAATCGAAGATCCTTGACTACTCCTAATTTACATATGGAAACAGCTAACTATAAGCCTAAGAAATTGAAAGTTAATTATACTGAAATTGAAAGAAGGTATACGAATGAGGACTAACAAAGTgtgtttctttataatatattaggtagttaaaaatatttaatttgagctCTTCCtgaaatttatgtaaatactacCTGTATttctacttattaatattactaaaatataatataaggttaaataataattgtatcgtgctaaaatttttgtatttttacatattattgtagtctTATAAAGTTGTATTTCATTGAAATTCAGGAAAACTCTTTGAAAGTAGTTAACATttccaatagttttattttattttgtttgataaaataattatcttcatATTGTTGATCTACTATATCTGTATATATTACTCACAACTCACCAGGCATAGTATTTGTTGTGTTAATGTGTTTACAatgattaataagtaaataattactaatttttttagttaaaatatataacctaacttaatttactaattatctttttcagtttatttaacaataaaatgtattcaatttaaagtttGATCCAGGTGTGtcagttgttataataataattactaaatgtacaacctatattttgtaaaaccaCTTCTTTAgcctgaaaaaaataaaataaatttataaggtaTCAATAATGTGTCATAAATTCGATATTAAATCAgtggttttgttttttaaattttaaataatttttttgttgtgggtgaacattaaataataggaaattaataatggtaatatattgtaaagaacaaataataataagtagcgtttttagtttttgaagttataaatattataccctATCAACTATGACAAGGcaataaagattttataatgataatggcctgtaaaaatttgatacaaaCAATTCAAAAACTGATATAACACACCTGGATTAATctatgtattcaaatatataagttattttgtatgtattttttccttttagaTCACAACCTGTTTCAGCAGATGCCACAGGCAAAAGTAATGCAGGTTTTTACTACTCATACGACAAATTATTcatcattaaaacattaacaagTGAAGAAGTTGAAAGAATGCACTCATTCTTAAAACACTATCATCCTGTAAGTAATTaatgcataaattatattatgattaatctaaactttgtttttagtatataGTTGAGAGACATGGAAAAACTCTTCTTCCTCAATATTTGGGAATGTATCGCTTGACTGTTGATGGTGATGAACATTATGTTGTAGCCATGAGAAATGTGTTTAGCAATCATTTGGCCACACATaggtataacttattttatttgaataccatctttaaataagtaaaataattaatatatatttatttctcaattaactaattaataacatcaaacatataaataaaatgtccgagttatttattataacatttcttcactgtaaataattgttaataaatatatttatatcaatttattagtagttaccaaattttaataaattacatttttattaaaaaggaTAAAATTTGACCTACTCGCCCCATATAGGTATGCTGCtcataaatatagaataatcaatttaatattactataataaattaatagattaaatttaaacattttaattatattatgagttttGTTTGGGCTTTAAAGGTTGACATTAGTATGTAAAAAGGTATTGCAATATGATGTTCAAATACCatggttttttaaatgtttatttaatttttggtctatactggatgttttttttttcattaaacaactcattatttcaaaatctaataacaattttgatagtattttttatttacaaataaaatcttttaacCTTTGATGACTTGCGTGGCGTAATTATTTAccttagttaattttaaatatggtataaattattttgtaaactttCCATTCTCTAATCTAATGAGTTAtgctatattttagttattatcatGCCatcataaacatttcaaaaaataatttatttattttcaatatttaatatacttttaatacagagtaaaaataaaatatttcattaattgtataataataaaatgccaacaaaaaatattatttgaacagaAAAAAAGTAGCCCATGTGCGTCCAAAaggttaatacattttgaaattatgatGTTCAATAAAAGAACCacctagtataaaataaaaatagttttaagttcTGTTATGTAATCATAATGAGTAcagttgacattttaaaaggtttgtagcttaaatattaaattttggcataatatcaaataatggGTTTGAAATATGAcccattgatatttattatttactatttagtacttAAGAGGCAATTCACAAaacctttaaatataaaccaattattaaatacacataaataattaatattattaattgaatatctCCTAAAATgtgatatacttaaatttaaaaaaaccaactGTTTGaactaatcaattttaatatatataaaaaataaataaattagaatttattctatttgaattaattagtaattttgtaaatatgaaataattaaataataaataatattataaattatggcgTAAAtagtagaatataaaatattagtcaaTTGCATATGGGTGATAGCCTATTAATTTGTTGCATTTCTTTTAAACCTAAAGGAttagtataaatgttttaattttttgagttcTAGAATTATAAAGGTCAGATATTACAGAATATTGTAGCttattgaaaatcataattttctaattataagCCAATCTATCATGATTTATGTGATTTTTGGCCACAAGTACTTTCTTTACCAGTTTTAACCCAATAATCTTTTGACTCTTGTcattggtaatttattttttattgatcaatatatttttggtagGCTAACTAAATCTTGTTCAAAatcacatttttcttttttacattattttttactatagtaaattttattaataacacattACTATTCTGCTTATGGCaatttatggtttttgaattatttcttattgtttttaatttgttatttattttactttttttatcataaaataattgaaataacgataaagaacttaaaaattaatttttatttttagaaaatttgatCTCAAAGGTTCCACAGTAGATAGAGAAGCTTCAGATAAGGAGAAGGAAAAAGACTTACCGACATACAAAGACAATGATTTTGTCAAAGaacgtacaaaaatatatattggagATGAAGCAAAAGATAAGTTATTAGAAACATTAGGAGCAGATGTTGATGTGAgtgtgaaattaatattttaaattctcacTTTTGTAAAACATATGAATTTTGCTTTCTAGTTTTTGACGGGTTTACATTTGATGGACTATAGCCTGTTATTAGGCATACACGATTGTATTCGTGCAGAACGTGAAAGGGAAGAGGCAATTACTAGTGGAACTGGAGATGTTAATGCAGAAGAAGAAGATGAAGATGCTGAAGATAGTGAGGGTGCTGGGAATACAGTAACTTGGGCAAATACTCCTCCAGATTCACCACATAGTTTATTAGCTCGTGATACAAGCCTCTGCCAGTATGATGCAGCAGCTATAATACCTGATCTCGATATATATGCCATACCTAGCAGTGAAGGTAACTTTATAAgtgataattttgttgttattgttaataaaatcattatttaatttaacaaaataggtGCACCAGTTcgagaaatttattttatcgcaTTGATAGATGTACTTACACATTATGGCGTTAAAAAGCAGGCAGCCAAAGCAGCTAAAACATTGAAGCATGGATCAAACGTGGATGGCATATCAACATGCGATCCAGAACAATATGGCAAACGTTTTATTGAGTTTTTATCAAAAgccattgaataaattataatttaaaatttcttccattttgaaaacaatatatagtgtgctaagtattattatttaacgctAGTTTTGTATACAGCAACGCTTGCTTTAAacactatatattactattggtTTGAAATGAacgtactttattttttacatattttttagagtttaattaattgctatacctaattttgtttttatattattataacttattgtgTGGCCAAAAGTTAaatcactattattttatagttacctTAAgagttaagataaaaatacattaaaaaaaaacaaacaaatagtCTTAGAatagcacaattttttttaaataattctttgaaaaactattttttccacttgaaaataatgtgcccaaaaaaaaaaaactatatctcgtaaaatatacaaaaaatactaagcaaccagtaattaatatttcttgatTGCATCTTGTATGTGTTGTTGTCTATGTGTGCCATCACAAAATGGTCGATGAGATGTTTGTTTACAATTACATAACCAATATTCTTTGGTTTCTGCTACTTGAACTTGAACTGGTTTCATTGTTATTcgtaatttttggtttttatgagTACCATCACAGAATggctgaaataaataaataaaaatattataattgcagtacctatattattttaatttaagttaataatttattaagtttgtatataaattcgtGCATACCTGTTGTCGACTCATACCGCAAGAACACCAATTATACTTTTTGTCTTTCTctagtgtaattttaaatggtcttttatcataaattacacCCAATTGCTTTTGTTGTGCTGCTGTATAGATGTCTTCTAATAAGTTTTTTGGTAGTATTTCATCTATTTTCTTAGAATAAACTCTctggaataatatttataaattaataaataaaactatcaataattattgaaatttatatctgtttttttccatttatgaAAGGTTGTGTTTAGAACACAGTTAGTatagataaatgtattttataatactactatatttaaaaatgtgtttttctaTGTAAACAATTAGTTTGCATtagtaaaaatgattgaaatgtttttgtaGTCATAATGCATTGATTAATGTTACAAagattgtattaatttgtttaaaataatgttcagtggttaacataaaaagtattaatcaaGGTACTTATAGTTCAATTGGAAATTATTAGTATGATATATTGCCTATACAATGCAGTATGTTtaagattacattttttttctaataaaaagcAGTGAACTAATATGAATTGAATACAGTGAAATACAAGAggatttaagtataataaaatataaattataaacataactgatttacatattaaaaataataacactaacTTGGATCAAGGTGAGTCGTAAGTAAGACAATCTTTTTAgtcttgtatttatttattctcaaaaataaataataatactcatattaggaaatttttaaaaaatgtattataactaaataacaatttttattttgtaaactacTTGgagatgtaataaaaattattattttaaatggttaaggaatatttttttatgttgcttaaaaattttaatctaattacaaatctagatataggtatagtatttaaaatttaaaattgaaatacttcttactaaaataataggttaaaaacggtttatacaaaaatgtgaTTTAATTCAATGAGTAAAGACAATAattgcaataattaataatcactaTTGGATAAATCATAATTGTCGTAGTTGCAATACTCACATAATTCATTGATGGTTTTATTTTGCAGGTCAACttgctaatatttaataacatatttaatttagtttttaaaagtaattataacaattaacaccCGGCACGGAAACCAGTATCATTAACACTAGGAAGCAGAATTACcgcaaataataatgcaagTTAGTAATTAGGTTTATGCATCAATTGAATGTACGATGCAAACACGTTTTAAGGGCAAACGCACAGAATGATCAGAAGAAAAAGAGAAAAGAATTAAGattaataagatttaatattattaaataataataagattttttttttttggtagaaaactacaaaatgtataaagcaCGAGTGATGATAAGCGATAAGGATAAGCCGATAGGCGATAACAGTGGCTAACAGTGCTGAACGTAGTGACGGCTGACGAAACGCCTAATTTATTGATGTTAGTGTTGGTACTTTGCAGATTGAGTCAGTGACCTCATCATTACACTGCACTCTGAGTCTGGCGACTCTTCGAAGTCAGCCCCCTTCTTCATAGTCACTACTTTCCCAGCCGAACAGCGCTTGTTAAAACATCTGTTTTGGCGAGACAGTGAGACACTGTTTGCGATGATTAGTATTTTTCTTTGACGCTTTTATaagtttcgtttattttttaaaacctagTCATCCACCACGGCTTTGCAGTTAGCAGTGTTGAGTGTTTGCTCACAAAACATCCATCTACGCCACACTTAGTACGCTTTGTACCGTAGACTCGTTCGACCTTACACGTTGTTCCCATTATTAGCCATTGTCGGTGCTTTGTTATTCATCATCGACATAAAGACAAAACATTAAACTATAGGAAGTCAATAAACACATAGCTATGAGTGGCTTAACTCCCGAAGAGGTAAGAAATAATTGATACggtattaaattgtttgtattttaaccaACAGCAATAGATACATACACCACAGTATGCATAGTGCacataaatgatttatgaaGTGGTACGTAATATGTGCACGAATTTGATATTggacataaaacatttttagtgcCAAACTTgcatgatattaaaattattactcaaAACAATTGTTGAGTACtaggtatatttcaaaattactgCTTGATATCTGACCATTAGAAGTTTACTCTTTTATCATAATTGAAGTCTATTTCCCCTTTGCGCTATTTGATTCACTAtagttaatagtataatataatatatataatattatgtcaaatattaaattaacttttttttgacTCCAtgttgtataaatgtaaattattttatgttaacatattaatagaGACCCTTAAGGTTCCCACACACTGTAGCGGTGGCTGTAAAATTCTTTTGTATCGCCGGCGACAGTAAAATTGTGTCTGGACTCATTTTAACGTTACCACTGCAGTGTGTGGGTACCTTTATAAAGAGTAATGTAATTTATCATCACTAATGTTTCAACAGTTTATGAATTTATCTATGTAGGTACtaagagtattataataaatttataaactatatagatgtttaaaatattttagacctTAAGTCCactattacattataacagaacttaagaataaattctattattgaAATGTGTGTTATTTTCAACACTGATTATTCTACAAGTATTTACTGTgagtaattgtttatataataataaaataaacccaataataaatttcctatattgtttgaaaaataaatcataatttacgATAAGcatattagataatatctgttgaatataaatataattgtataagaaCATTTCAAAGctttttatcactttttatttacatcgaacaaattaaacatttttaagtaaaagttcttatttatgtataatggattttttataaaaggctCATATTGCATAGGCATCTATAATAACCTAATTATagcaattaaataagtattttatgatacTGATCAATACCTAATcacgataattattacataaggtCATAGTCACAAGAAgggaattaaatataatcaaacaaatattttaacaatttaaatataactgtttGTAAGTGAAATTGACTGTTggtagttattaatttgtattataggctagttatattttttaacaactagaatgtattattgatttataaaattacgtatttatttttcattgtggtatgtaattttattaacagttttttttttcataacaatattaggctgaaaaaattgaataaattgattGATTAGCTATGGTTAAGTAGATGTTGCTTTCTTGCTATTGGTAGCTGtgtttaaaaccattattattttttgttacagaTAAGGAGACGTCGCTTAGCACGTTTAGCTAATGTAAATACAACAAGAGTTCCAACACCAACAGTGTCTGATGTTATTCCACAGCAAATTCCACAATGTAACATCAATTATTTgagtactatttaaattattctaaaatatactatttttttttttacttattgcaGTGCccacaaaaataacatttgcAACACAGCAGATTAAAACCGAGTCAAAAGATTTACCCATGGAAGTTGAAAATAGCAGTACTAATGtggagattaaaaataatattatttcttctaCCAAAACCCCTGGACCA
Protein-coding regions in this window:
- the LOC114124544 gene encoding phosphatidylinositol 5-phosphate 4-kinase type-2 alpha isoform X2 produces the protein MSVVQGGLSKLKKKHIGVKRQKVKLFRANEPLLSVLMWGVNHTINELSHVTIPVMLLPDDFRAYSKVKVDNHLFNKENMPSHFKIKEYCPLVFRNLRERFGIDDLDYKESMTRSQPVSADATGKSNAGFYYSYDKLFIIKTLTSEEVERMHSFLKHYHPYIVERHGKTLLPQYLGMYRLTVDGDEHYVVAMRNVFSNHLATHRKFDLKGSTVDREASDKEKEKDLPTYKDNDFVKERTKIYIGDEAKDKLLETLGADVDFLTGLHLMDYSLLLGIHDCIRAEREREEAITSGTGDVNAEEEDEDAEDSEGAGNTVTWANTPPDSPHSLLARDTSLCQYDAAAIIPDLDIYAIPSSEGAPVREIYFIALIDVLTHYGVKKQAAKAAKTLKHGSNVDGISTCDPEQYGKRFIEFLSKAIE
- the LOC114124544 gene encoding phosphatidylinositol 5-phosphate 4-kinase type-2 alpha isoform X1, translating into MSVVQGGLSKLKKKHIGVKRQKVKLFRANEPLLSVLMWGVNHTINELSHVTIPVMLLPDDFRAYSKVKVDNHLFNKENMPSHFKIKEYCPLVFRNLRERFGIDDLDYKESMTRFSEQSSYCCRKSQSKSIMMYNRRSLTTPNLHMETANYKPKKLKVNYTEIERRSQPVSADATGKSNAGFYYSYDKLFIIKTLTSEEVERMHSFLKHYHPYIVERHGKTLLPQYLGMYRLTVDGDEHYVVAMRNVFSNHLATHRKFDLKGSTVDREASDKEKEKDLPTYKDNDFVKERTKIYIGDEAKDKLLETLGADVDFLTGLHLMDYSLLLGIHDCIRAEREREEAITSGTGDVNAEEEDEDAEDSEGAGNTVTWANTPPDSPHSLLARDTSLCQYDAAAIIPDLDIYAIPSSEGAPVREIYFIALIDVLTHYGVKKQAAKAAKTLKHGSNVDGISTCDPEQYGKRFIEFLSKAIE
- the LOC114124543 gene encoding CDGSH iron-sulfur domain-containing protein 3, mitochondrial — protein: MLLNISKLTCKIKPSMNYRVYSKKIDEILPKNLLEDIYTAAQQKQLGVIYDKRPFKITLEKDKKYNWCSCGMSRQQPFCDGTHKNQKLRITMKPVQVQVAETKEYWLCNCKQTSHRPFCDGTHRQQHIQDAIKKY